Genomic window (Saccharomyces eubayanus strain FM1318 chromosome XVI, whole genome shotgun sequence):
atgatattttaaGTATATCCGGAATACACGGCATAAAATTcagaaacttttctttgccTGAATCTAAAACGACAGCACAttgtttttcattgaatgaGCATAAAGTGGAATACATGCTTAGAGACAAGAATTTAAAGCTTTCATTGGATAAACATAATAGAAGATATTTGATTAGAGTCTATCCTCACGTTCTAAGGTACAAGTCAACAAATTTCAACCCTATAcccttttggaaaatgggAGTTCAGATGGTTGCCACAAACTGGCAAACGAACGATATCGGACAACAACTCAATTTGGCCATgtttcaaatcttggatCGTCAACCTGATGGGAGTTTTAAGTCGGGATATATACTAAAACCGAAAAAACTGCTACCAGTCGTAACAAAGGCCAAGATGATCCCGCTGCTTTATAAACATTTGGCGAATGACAATGACCCAGTAactataaaaataaagatacTTTCCACACAATTATTGCCAAGGTTACAAGATACAACGGCAAGAAGAAACGACACCAGTTCGTATGTTAAAATAGAATTTTATACAGACGAAGAACCGATCGTGCCCATCTCAGTTGATGAGGGTACAAAGATTTCCGCGACAGAGGCATCCACTAAGAGTTGTCGAGGAAATGGATTCAACCCGATTTGGGATGCCCAGGTTTCTATCACACTGAAAGATACGGAACTCACCTTTATAAAACTCATGGTAATTTCTGAAGAGGCCCCGATTGCGTCAGTTTGTTTGAAACTGAGCTATTTGAGGATGGGCTATCGTCACATTCCACTATTCAACATGGAGGGGGAGCAATATATCTTTTGCactttatttattcataCACAAATTCTATAAGCAACTTTTCTCCCTCACAAACCACACATTCATTcacacatacatacatatttGCATAACAAAATAATCTACCCAAAAGGGCTAGACCGGATTGGGTAAATAAATAGCATGAGATTAATTGACAGAGCGAGCCTTCATTCTTATTGTTGCTTCCAAATTGAGCCGAAATCGAATATGTATTTCGCGTTACGCGTTAACgcgtctttttttttctgtacTAGAAGTACCACATTAtataaagcaaaagaaagggACATATGTCAAATTATCTTTGGGTAAACATTAGCCCTTCGAGAGAAAATACGACAAGTAGCACTAAGGAAATGATATCACCATCGAAAAAGAGAACTGCCTTACTGGGTAAAAACATTAATCAGAAATCAGGGTTTGTAAAAAAAGGTAACGAACTGCATTCACCATCGAAAAGAAGATCGCAAGTAGACACAGATTATGCACTAAGGCGAAGCCCGATAAGAGCTATTAAATTGACGCCTTCGAGCTCTTCACAATTTTTGGTATACGAGGAAACTTCGGAAGAAAGAGACCAGATTATTCATAGACATAATGAAACGGTACACAATGTTAGACGTGCCGCATGTGATGAAAATGATCCTTTACAAGTAAAGGAAAACCTTTCACCCACTAAGCTTCAGTCCAAAGACACGATCATCtcacaaagaaaaggacaaaGAATTGATTTGGGAGATTTAAGTATTGATGAGTTCAAAGGCTATATACAAGATCCTCTCACTGATGAAATCATACCGTTGACTCTACCATTGggaagcaaaaaaataagtttGCCCAGTTTTGTGACTCCGCCAAGAAATGCAAAGATTTCTGGT
Coding sequences:
- the ACM1 gene encoding Acm1p — translated: MSNYLWVNISPSRENTTSSTKEMISPSKKRTALLGKNINQKSGFVKKGNELHSPSKRRSQVDTDYALRRSPIRAIKLTPSSSSQFLVYEETSEERDQIIHRHNETVHNVRRAACDENDPLQVKENLSPTKLQSKDTIISQRKGQRIDLGDLSIDEFKGYIQDPLTDEIIPLTLPLGSKKISLPSFVTPPRNAKISGFFSIKPQGQNSETIMSRSTDDVHPNKVVRKLSFRICEDN